A single window of Paenibacillus sp. FSL H8-0537 DNA harbors:
- a CDS encoding 50S ribosomal protein L25 gives MMSNSMNAETRTALTNGELRSLRQRGKVPAVVYGKQLSQSTSVLLEEKELLALLRSHPKAVLELNIPSHGKKPVMITDVQRDPVSRQVLHVDFHQINMNEEVKTQVRIDFLGEANGVKEGGILQVMLHELEVQCLPGSIPDSIELNVADLEMGSNLLVSDIEVPSGVEVKSDPEQVVVTVLAPQKEISEEEAAESAAESFAHEVRSEDAKEVGSSS, from the coding sequence ATGATGTCTAACTCGATGAATGCCGAAACAAGAACTGCTCTTACAAACGGTGAGCTGCGCTCCCTGAGACAGCGGGGCAAAGTGCCAGCCGTCGTATATGGCAAACAGCTGTCCCAATCTACATCTGTTTTGCTTGAAGAGAAAGAATTGCTGGCTTTGCTCCGTTCGCATCCAAAGGCCGTACTGGAACTGAATATTCCATCCCATGGCAAAAAGCCGGTTATGATAACGGATGTACAGCGTGATCCGGTATCGCGCCAAGTGCTGCATGTGGATTTTCATCAAATTAACATGAATGAAGAAGTGAAGACGCAGGTTCGTATCGACTTCCTGGGTGAAGCGAACGGGGTGAAGGAAGGCGGCATTTTGCAGGTGATGCTCCATGAGCTTGAGGTGCAGTGCTTGCCGGGCAGCATTCCGGATTCCATTGAGCTGAACGTGGCGGATTTGGAGATGGGCAGCAACCTGCTCGTCAGCGATATCGAGGTGCCGAGCGGTGTAGAAGTGAAGTCCGATCCCGAGCAGGTCGTTGTGACCGTGCTGGCTCCTCAGAAGGAAATTTCCGAAGAGGAAGCAGCGGAATCGGCAGCCGAGTCGTTTGCTCACGAGGTACGCTCCGAGGATGCGAAAGAGGTTGGCAGCAGCTCGTAG
- a CDS encoding transcriptional regulator — protein sequence MPDHTEEQETQRLALRQTMIDAIAQTMNLYGANYSFGQLYGIMFFEDKPMTLDEMKAHMNMSKSNMSYAVRSLMSSQMIMKLPEKRERQDLYQAETDFFKTFQNFFTSKLQHEVDVMTEAAESTIPLLSELILDMKTSEEERMRCLEDLQKLRHAVQYYAWLQQFVDQLKAGAFFEKGN from the coding sequence ATGCCAGACCATACGGAGGAGCAGGAAACGCAGCGGCTGGCCTTGCGCCAAACGATGATTGACGCAATCGCGCAAACGATGAATTTATACGGGGCGAACTATTCGTTCGGACAATTATATGGCATTATGTTTTTCGAGGATAAGCCGATGACGCTCGATGAGATGAAGGCGCATATGAATATGAGCAAAAGCAACATGAGCTACGCTGTGCGCTCGTTAATGTCATCGCAAATGATTATGAAGCTGCCAGAGAAGCGGGAGCGGCAGGATCTGTATCAGGCGGAGACCGATTTTTTCAAAACGTTCCAAAACTTTTTCACCTCAAAGCTTCAGCACGAAGTGGATGTCATGACAGAAGCGGCCGAATCGACTATTCCGCTGCTCAGCGAGCTGATTCTGGACATGAAGACGAGCGAGGAGGAGCGTATGCGCTGCCTGGAGGATTTGCAGAAGCTGCGGCATGCTGTGCAATATTACGCTTGGCTCCAGCAATTCGTGGACCAGCTCAAGGCGGGAGCCTTTTTTGAAAAAGGTAACTGA
- a CDS encoding sugar ABC transporter permease — translation MIPITVFWLAPLVYVFYLSFVEWDFMSPDKLFVGLDNYVYLLQNPAFYQSLRVTLLFCLGSVLPIMAGGLGLALLLGRSLKGSALYRTLVFAPWVTPTVAVSIVWSWILEPKVGLGNTILGAIGLPAIGWLQDPKWALVGVLLVGIWKSVGWAMIFYIVALRSVPTDMLEAAGLDGAGAVQKFLHVTLPLISPTTFFLFVVQTIEALQAYDSINVLTQGGPSGSTRTLLYLYYQSAFESFQVGEASSISIVMIVICVLLSVLSFTVSRKMVHYN, via the coding sequence ATGATTCCGATTACGGTCTTCTGGCTGGCGCCGCTGGTGTATGTCTTTTATTTGAGCTTTGTGGAATGGGACTTTATGAGTCCGGATAAGCTGTTCGTCGGCTTGGACAATTATGTATATTTGCTGCAAAATCCCGCCTTCTACCAGTCGCTGAGGGTGACGCTTCTATTCTGTCTCGGCAGTGTGCTGCCTATTATGGCAGGCGGGCTGGGGCTGGCGCTGCTGCTGGGGCGCTCGCTTAAGGGCTCCGCTCTGTATCGGACGCTGGTATTTGCGCCCTGGGTAACGCCAACGGTGGCCGTGTCAATCGTCTGGTCATGGATATTAGAGCCTAAGGTGGGGCTTGGCAATACGATTCTAGGGGCGATTGGGCTTCCGGCAATTGGCTGGCTGCAAGACCCCAAATGGGCATTGGTCGGGGTGCTGCTGGTAGGCATCTGGAAATCGGTTGGATGGGCGATGATCTTCTACATTGTAGCGCTGCGAAGTGTACCGACGGATATGCTGGAGGCGGCAGGGCTGGATGGAGCAGGGGCTGTTCAAAAATTTCTGCACGTAACGCTGCCGCTTATCTCGCCAACAACGTTCTTCCTGTTCGTTGTGCAGACGATCGAGGCGCTGCAGGCTTACGATTCCATTAATGTATTGACGCAGGGCGGTCCATCAGGCTCGACTCGGACGCTGCTGTATCTGTATTACCAATCGGCCTTCGAATCATTCCAGGTTGGCGAAGCGTCGTCGATTTCTATCGTTATGATCGTCATTTGCGTTCTATTGTCCGTTCTATCCTTCACGGTCAGCCGCAAAATGGTGCATTACAACTAG
- a CDS encoding carbohydrate ABC transporter permease, whose amino-acid sequence MKAVYQAGLALRHISLLAIALAMAFPFYWMMTSALKTNDEIWQFPPTLWPEVPLWSNYVEAWLAAPFGQYIANSVMVAGAIVLLQIINSAMMAYALTHMRFRLKGFLTSIIMLGYMIPSTAVYLPSYMILSKLYLLDSYAGLIISNAVSVFSIFLIRQAFLQVSHEMVEAGQIDGASHSRILWTIMVPLTRASFVVLALITFISQYNNYFWPMLITKNPDLQLVSAGLRSFFVEGGAYGLKWPLIMAASSFTIIPLLLLFLFAQRTIMQSVNLSSGIKG is encoded by the coding sequence ATGAAGGCTGTTTACCAAGCAGGGCTGGCGCTGCGGCATATTAGCTTGCTGGCTATTGCGCTCGCAATGGCATTTCCATTCTATTGGATGATGACAAGCGCGCTGAAGACAAACGATGAGATTTGGCAGTTTCCACCGACATTATGGCCGGAGGTGCCGTTATGGAGCAATTATGTGGAGGCGTGGCTTGCAGCACCCTTCGGTCAATACATTGCCAACAGCGTAATGGTTGCGGGCGCCATTGTCCTTTTGCAAATTATTAATTCAGCGATGATGGCTTACGCTTTGACCCATATGAGATTTCGGTTAAAAGGTTTTTTGACCAGCATTATTATGCTCGGTTACATGATTCCAAGCACAGCGGTGTATTTGCCCAGCTATATGATTTTATCCAAGCTCTATTTGCTGGATTCATATGCGGGCCTGATTATATCAAACGCGGTCAGCGTCTTCTCGATCTTTCTCATCAGACAGGCCTTTCTGCAAGTGTCGCATGAGATGGTGGAGGCCGGGCAAATCGATGGGGCTTCGCACAGCCGAATTTTATGGACGATTATGGTGCCGCTGACCCGTGCCTCGTTCGTAGTGCTTGCGCTCATTACGTTCATCTCGCAGTACAACAATTATTTTTGGCCGATGCTTATTACGAAAAATCCCGATCTCCAGCTCGTGTCGGCGGGACTGCGCAGCTTTTTCGTGGAAGGGGGTGCTTACGGGCTGAAATGGCCGCTCATTATGGCGGCAAGCTCTTTCACGATTATTCCGCTCTTGCTGCTGTTTCTGTTCGCCCAGCGGACGATTATGCAGAGTGTTAACTTATCTTCTGGCATTAAGGGGTAG
- a CDS encoding ABC transporter substrate-binding protein has protein sequence MLKKMKWVSTMSLTLAMVTLSACGQTAGTQTGGAGSSSTPQQSAAASEAPKAPVQIEFWYGLGGKLGENVEAIIKKFNESQSEVIVKGVVQADYNETEQKLQAAIAAGQPPAAVLASNVDWAAKGYFEPLDDYIAAAPDFKKEDFIQTFLEQGQVAGKQYFMPMYGTTQLMYYRLDTFEKAGIKPEDIKTWEDLAAAAEKMAVKEGGKTTFYGWEPMWGADNMIDATLSKGGKILSDDGKTVVFDSPEWIETWDLFRKWLHEDKTMAIHSGGQGWEYWYKTIDDVMKGQAAGYTGSSGDQGDLDFSIVGAMQQPGWEGVGEGKPVARAIMAGVPAKAKDEQKEAAFKWLSFFTGSENTASWSMNTGYIAVRLSAQDDPAFKAFSETNPQIKVPLQQASHGSKPFLDPTGGKISDALTVAADQVQIENISAEKALKQAKETAQRELDKALKGK, from the coding sequence ATGTTGAAAAAAATGAAATGGGTGAGCACGATGTCGCTCACACTTGCAATGGTGACGCTTAGCGCATGTGGACAGACGGCAGGCACGCAGACGGGTGGAGCGGGCAGCAGCAGTACGCCTCAGCAATCGGCAGCAGCCTCGGAGGCGCCGAAAGCGCCGGTGCAAATTGAGTTTTGGTATGGCCTTGGCGGCAAGCTGGGCGAAAATGTAGAAGCCATTATTAAGAAATTCAATGAATCGCAAAGCGAGGTCATCGTCAAAGGTGTAGTTCAAGCGGATTACAATGAAACGGAGCAAAAGCTTCAGGCAGCTATTGCGGCTGGACAGCCTCCCGCTGCGGTGCTGGCCTCCAATGTGGATTGGGCGGCTAAAGGGTATTTTGAGCCGCTGGATGACTATATCGCCGCTGCGCCAGATTTTAAGAAAGAGGATTTTATCCAAACGTTTCTAGAGCAAGGACAAGTAGCAGGCAAGCAGTATTTTATGCCGATGTATGGTACGACTCAGCTCATGTATTATCGCTTGGACACTTTCGAGAAAGCGGGCATCAAGCCGGAGGATATCAAAACGTGGGAGGACCTTGCGGCAGCGGCTGAGAAAATGGCGGTGAAGGAAGGCGGCAAAACGACCTTCTATGGCTGGGAACCGATGTGGGGCGCAGACAATATGATTGATGCGACGCTCAGCAAGGGCGGCAAAATTTTGAGCGATGACGGAAAGACGGTTGTATTCGATTCGCCGGAATGGATTGAGACATGGGATTTATTCCGCAAATGGCTGCATGAAGATAAAACGATGGCGATTCACTCCGGTGGACAAGGCTGGGAGTACTGGTATAAAACGATTGATGATGTAATGAAAGGCCAAGCGGCAGGCTATACGGGTTCAAGCGGTGACCAAGGCGATCTGGATTTCAGCATCGTTGGCGCTATGCAGCAGCCGGGCTGGGAAGGCGTAGGCGAAGGCAAGCCAGTCGCTCGGGCAATTATGGCGGGCGTTCCTGCAAAAGCGAAGGATGAGCAGAAGGAAGCGGCCTTTAAATGGCTGTCGTTCTTCACGGGAAGCGAAAATACGGCATCGTGGTCGATGAACACAGGTTACATTGCGGTACGTTTATCTGCACAAGATGATCCAGCTTTCAAGGCATTCAGCGAAACAAATCCACAAATTAAAGTCCCTTTGCAGCAAGCGTCGCACGGCTCGAAGCCATTCCTTGACCCGACAGGCGGCAAAATCAGCGATGCGCTGACTGTTGCGGCTGATCAGGTGCAAATCGAGAATATTTCGGCAGAGAAGGCGCTGAAGCAGGCTAAGGAAACCGCGCAGCGTGAGCTGGATAAAGCGTTGAAGGGCAAATAA